A window of Mycolicibacterium holsaticum DSM 44478 = JCM 12374 genomic DNA:
TTCGTTACAAACTAGCGATGGCACTGCGGATGTGCGCGAGGATGCGCGACGCTGAGGTGGGGGCGGGCTGCGGACCCGGGTCGAGGGCCGACAGATTCGCCGCGCGGCTGTGCACGAACGCCGCGGCAGCGGCGGCCTCACCGGCGGGCATGCCCGCCGCCAGCAGGGCGCCGATCATGCCGGAGAGCACATCGCCGGAACCCGCTGTGGCCGCCCACGATTGACCCGCAGGGCTCAGGCAGACCGGTCCGCCGGGTTCAGCGATGACGGTGACGTTGCCCTTGAGCAGTACCGTGACACCGAGCCGGTCGGCCAGCTTGCGGGCGGCACCGACGCGGTCCTGGCCCGGCGCGCACCCGGCGAGCCGCGCGAATTCGCCTGCGTGCGGGGTCAACACGGTCGGCGCGGCGCGGTCGGTGACGAGGTCGGGATGCGCGGCGAGGATCGTCAGCGCGTCGGCGTCGACGATCACCGGCAGCTCGGTCTGCAGGGCGAACCACAGGGCGGAGGCGCCGGCGTCGTCGGTACCCAGCCCTGGTCCGACCACCCACGCCTGCACCCGGCCAGCGGCGCTGGCGTTCGGCGCGGCGATCACCTCCGGCCAGTGCGAAAGGACCTGTTGCTCAGCGCTGCCCGCGTAGCGCACCATCCCGGAGGTGGCCGCCACCGCGGCCCCGGTGCACAGCACCGCCGCACCGGGATACGTTGCCGATCCGGCCAGCACGCCGGTGACGCCCTGGGTGTACTTGTCGTCCTGGGGTCCGGGTACCGGCCAGCGCGCTCTGACGTCCGCGGCCTCCAGCCCGAACATGTCGGACGGCGCTAGCCCCAACCCGATGTCGACGAGCTCGACACGACCGCAATTACCCAGCGCGTGTACGGGTTTGAGACCACCGAACGTGACGGTGACCTTGGCGGTGACGTGGGCGCCGTCGGCGGTGCCGGTGTGCACGTCGACACCGCTGGGGATGTCGACGGCCACGACCGGGATGCCCGCGGCGTCGACGGCGGCGAACACGTCTGCGGCGTTGGGGCGCAGCGGCCCGGACCCGGAGATGCCGACGATACCGTCGATCACCAGATCGGTTGTCACCGGAACGCTTTGCACCACCCGGCCGCCGGCGCGTGTGAAGGCCGCCAGCGCCGTGGCATGGGTGCGTTCGGGGTTGAGCAGCACCGCCGACACCCGCGCGCCGCGGCGGCGCAGAAACGTCGCGGCCCACAGCGCGTCGCCCCCGTTGTCACCGGACCCGACGACCGCGCAGACGCTTCGCCCGGCGACACCGCCGGCGCACTCGACGAGTTCGCGGGCGATCGCGGCCGTCAGGCCGTAGGCAGCGCGCCGCATCAAGGCACCGTCGGGCAGGGACGCCAGCAGCGGGGCTTCGGCCGCGCGAATCGCGTCAGCCGAGTAGTAGTACCGCATCACCGCTACCCTACGTCGGTCCTCACCGCCGAGACCGAAGTTATGCCGGAATTTTCGGCAGGCGGTCGCGGCCAGGTTCAGATCTGATCCCAGAACGCGCCCGCGCGGTCCGCGATCTCGGCCGCGTATTCGCCGTTGATGCTGTGGGAGGCGTCGGCCCACGACTCGACCTGTCCGCGCGGCAACAGATTTCGCGCCCGTGCGGCCGCCCGGGCTGCGTCGTGCATCACGCTGCGGCCTCCGAGAAGCGCCAGCACCGGGATGTCCAGCGCGCGCAACTGCTCGTCGGTGATCAGCTTGGGCATGGCCTTGCGCAGCGCGTAGTCGGCGGAACCGGCGGAGATCAGCGCGGCCTCCGGCTGCGAGTCGTCGACCTCGGCGCCGCCCGAGATCCAGCTGAGTACCCGCCTGCGCAGCCCGCCGGGCACCCCGGGCAGGAACAGGGCCGGCGAGGCCAGCACCGCCTTGACCGCGACGGGGGCGAACGTGAACACCGGGTCCAGCAGCACCAGCGAGGCGGCCCGGCCCGGCCGGCGTACCGCATAGTTGACCGCGGTCCAACCGCCGAGGGACACACCCATCAGGTGCACCCGGGCCAGGTTCAGCGCGGCCACCGTGTCGTCGAGCCATTGCGCCTCGTCGGCGGGCCCGGTGATCGGCCTGCGCTGCACGGACATTCCGGCCTCACCCAGCAGGTCGACTCCCAGGACGGGACGGTGCTCCAGCAGCGCCGGCAGGTTGGCCCGCCACATCGGTGTCGACGCGTTGCGCCCGGGCAGCACCATGACCGGCGTCTTGTCGGCGGCACCGCCGAACCGGTAGACCCGTACGGTGCCGAACCGCGTTGGCACATCGCGAGTTTCGCTTGCGGGCGGCAACTCGGCCATCGCCTTGTCATAGACGGCGAGAAAGTGTGTCCGCGCCCGGTCGTTCTTGAAGCCCCCGACCTTGCCCTGCACTATTCGACGGTGACCGACTTGGCCAGGTTGCGCGGCTTGTCGACGTCGTAGCCGCGGGCCTGCGCGACGCCTGCGGCGAACACCTGCAGCGGGATCGTCGACAGCAGCGGCTGGAACAGCGTCGAGACCGCCGGGATCTCGATCAGGTGGTCGGCAAAGGGCTGGACCGTCTCGTCGCCCTCCTCGGCGATGACGATCGTGATCGCGCCGCGGGCCTGGATCTCGCGAATGTTGGACAGCAGCTTGGCGTGCAGCATCGGCGCGTTCTTCGGTGAGGGCATCACCACGATGACGGGCAGTCCGTCTTCGATCAGCGCGATGGGGCCGTGTTTGAGCTCGCCGGCGGCAAATCCCTCGGCGTGCATGTACGCCAGTTCCTTGAGCTTCAGCGCGCCTTCGAGCGCCACCGGGTAGCCGACGTGGCGGCCGAGGAACAGCACGGTATGCGACTTCGCGAACCGGTGCGCCAGTTCACGGACCGGCTCCATGACGTTTAGCACCCTGGCCACCAGGTCGGGCATGGCCTCCAGCTCGCGGTACTCGCGCTCGACCTCATCGGGGTACTTGGTGCCGCGGGCCTGGGCAAGGGCCAGGCCGACAAGGTAATTCGCGGCGATCTGGGCGAGGAACGTCTTGGTGGACGCGACCCCGATCTCCGGTCCGGCGCGGGTGTAGAGCACCGCGTCGCATTCCCGGGGGATCTGGCTGCCATTGGTGTTGCAGATGGCCAGCACCTTGGCCTTCTGCTCCTTGGCGTGCCGCACCGCCTCCAGCGTGTCGGCGGTCTCACCGGACTGCGAGATCGCGACGACCAGGGTGTGGCGGTCCAAAACCGGGTCGCGGTAACGGAACTCGCTGGCCAGTTCGGCCTCGACGGGCAGCCGGGTCCAGTGCTCGATCGCGTATTTGGCGAGCAGCCCGGAGTGGAAAGCGGTGCCGCAGGCCACCACGAAGACCTTGTCGATCTCGCGGAGCTCCTGATCAGACAGCCGTTGCTCGTCGAGCACGACGCGGCCGTCGGCGAAATGACCGAGCAGCGTGTCGGAGACGGCGGCGGGTTGCTCGGCGATCTCCTTGAGCATGAAGTACTCGTAGCCGCCCTTCTCGGCGGCCGACATGTCCCAGTCGATATGAAATGGACGCGCACTCGCGCCGTCGTCGACGCCGTTGAAGTCGGTGATGCGATACCCGTCGGCGGTGACGACCACCGCCTGGTCCTGGCCGAGTTCGACGGCGTCGCGGGTGTGGTCGATGAACGCCGCCACATCCGAACCCAGAAACATCTCGCCGTCACCCACGCCCAGCACCAGCGGTGTGGAGCGTCGCGCGGCGACGATCGTGCCTGGCTCGTCGGCGTTGGCGAACACCAACGTGAAGTGGCCCTCCAGGCGGCGTAACACGGCGAGCGCGGACGCGGCGAAGTCGCCTGCGGTCGGGCCGTGCTGGTACTGCCAGGACACCAGGTGCACGGCGACCTCGGTGTCGGTGTCGCTGGCGAACTCCACCCCGGTGTGCTCGAGTTCGGATCGCAGCGCGGCGTAGTTCTCGATGATGCCGTTGTGCACGATGGCGAACTTGCCGGTGCGGTCGCGGTGCGGGTGGGCGTTGCGGTCGGTGGGCCGGCCGTGGGTGGCCCAGCGGGTGTGGCCGAGCCCGGTGCTGCCCGCAAGGGCTTGCGCATCGGTGGCGCTGAGCTCGTTTTCCAGGTTGGCCAGCCGCCCGGCCCGCCGGCGCACGGTCAGCCCGCCGTGGCCGTCGAGCAGCGCGACCCCCGAGGAGTCGTAACCGCGGTACTCCATCCGGCGGAGCGCGTCGACGACGATCTCGCAGGCAGGACGTTGCCCCACGTAGCCGACGATTCCGCACATAGCCTTAAAGGGTAGTGCAAGAGCTGGGCCACACCCGCTGCGCTACGGTTCGGTGGTGGCCAGCACGAAGAAGCTCTTCACCGCGTTGACCCGCCGCGGCCCGCACCGCGTTTTGCGCGGTGACCTGGCATTTGCCGGCCTTCCCGGCGTCGTGTTCACCCCGGAGTCGGGGATGAACCTCGCGGGGGTGGCGTTTGGTCACGATTGGGTGGCCAAGGCCGACCGCTACCACGGCACATTGGAGCATCTGGCGTCCTGGGGCATCGTCGCGGCGGCACCCGACACCGAGACGGGATTGGCGCCGTCGGTCCTCAATTTCGCCTTCGACCTGGGCACGGCGTTGGACATCATCAGCGGCGTACGGCTGGGTCCAGGCAAGATCAGCGTGCATCCGACCAAGCTGGGGGTCGTCGGGCACGGTTTCGGCGGTTCGGCGGCGGTGTTCACCGCGGCCGGGATACCGGCAGGGCCGACCGCCCCGAAGGCCGTCGTCGCGGCGTTTCCCAGCGTCACCAGGCCGGCGGCCGAGGAGCCGGCGGCGACGCTTGCGGTGCCCGGCCTCGTGCTGACCGCCCCGGGCGACCCGATGACCTTGCGGTCCAACGCGGTGGAACTGAGCCGGGTGTGGAAGGGCGCCACGCTGCGCACTGTGAACAAGGCCAAGGCGGGCGGGCTGATCGAGGGGCGCCGGCTGGCCCGTGCGGTCGGGCTGCCGGGCGCCGACCGCAGCACCCAGAAGGTGGTGCGGGCGTTGATGACGGGCTATCTGCTGCACCTGCTGACCGGGGACAAGACCTACCGCGACTTCGCCGACCCAGAGGTCGTGCTGCCCAAGGCCGCGGCGGTCGACCCGTTCGCCGAAGATCCGGTGGATTTGGAGAACAAGGTCATCGCGCTCTTGAAGCCCTAGGAACTGTCGTATCAAGATCATGGAAAACAGCGGGCGGCCGCTGGAAGGCCGCTAAGGTCGGATTGCCCGGAGCCGAAAGGCATATCCTTCATGCACTTTGCCCGCACCGCGTCACCGGCCGGTCAGGTGGGACCGATCGCCCCCGTGCGTGACGAATGGCTGCGTTCGATCTGTCGGATGGGGTGTAAAGCCGCCTGCGAGAAAGTCTTCCACGCGCACTCTGCGATGCCCTTCGTGCACCTTGCGCGTCCGCAGAGCCTCTTGACCCAGATCGGAGTTCGCGATGAGCAATCAGCATGCCGCCGGCCGCAAGTTCACCACCTACGCACCGCTTTACGACGAGCACACCTACACCGTCGACACCGTGGAAGGTGCGCTACCCGCTGATCTGCGCGGGACCTTGTACCGCAACGGTCCGGGCAAATTGGAGGCTGGCGGAACTCGGTTGGAGCACCTCTTCGACGGCGACGGCATGATGTCGATGTTCTCGATGTCCGACGGCGTGGTGCGGTTCCGCAACCGGTTCATCCAGACCAAGCACTACCAGAAATCCATCGTGTCCGACGCCGCACCGTACCGGGCGCTGGGCACCATGCGGCCCGGCGGGGTGATGGCCAACGCACTGCAGCTTCCCGCCAACGTCGCGAACACCGGTGTGACCATGCACGCAGGCAAGCTGCTGGCGTTGTGGGAGGGTGGCCGCCCGACCCAACTCGATCCGGACACGTTGCGCACCAAGGGCGAATACGACTTCGACGGCGAGCTCAAGTGGCTGGGCGCATTCTCGGCCCATCCCAAATGGGACTCGGACACCGGCGAGATGTTCAACTTCGGGCTGGCGATGATGCCGGTGCCGAAGCTGATCTGCTATCGGGTCGACCGCACCGGAAAGATGAAGCGGCTCGGCAGCGTTCGGCTGCCCAGACCGATGTTCAACCATGACGTCGGACTTACCGATCGCTACATGGTGTTCGTCATCCCACCGCTGGTGTTTCCGCTCAAGAAGTTCGTCGGCGCCGCATTTGGACTGTGCAACTACATCGACGCCATCACTTACGAGGCCTCGCTGGGCACCATGATCGCGCTGGTCCCGCGCGACGGCGGCGAGACCCGGGTGATCTACACCAGTCCGCTGATGCACCTGCACCTGTGCAACTCCTACGACGACGGCGATGACGTGGTGGTGGATGTGCTCAACTATCACCTGACCTGGGAGCAACTCAACGGTCAGCTCTCTTCGGTGGAGACCCTGCTGGAAACCTCGACGACGCCGTACGGCGGTGTGCCGACAAGGGTGCGCATCTCCCCATCCGGGGCGGTCGACATCGCGGAGTTCTCCGGGCTCAACGGTGAGTTCCCCAGCATCAACGTGGCCCACATGGCTCAACCGAACCGGTACTTCTACATGTCGGCAGGCCTGGACGGGAACCTGTACCCCAACGCGCTCGCCAAAATCGACAACCACACCGGCACTGAGACGGTGTTCCGGTACCCGGACGGTTTCCTGCCGCACGAGGCGGTGTTCGCCGCCCGGCCGGGAGCAACCGAGGAGGACGACGGCTGGCTGCTGGCGCCGGTCCTCGACGGGATCGAGGACATCGCCAAGCTGATGGTGTTCGACGCCAAGGACCTCGAAGCCGGGCCGGTCTATGTCGGCGCACTGCGCCACCATCTGCCGCTGACGTTTCACGGCCACTACACCACCCGGGTGGCGCAACCACACTGAGCGCGTCGGCCCCGGATCCCGTGGATCATGCCGTTGGCGCTATAACGTTTGGTTATGCGCACAGGCATCTTCTTGGGTTACACGGACGGCTTCCTAGACGCGGTCGACCAGGTCGTCGAACTCGAGAAAGTGGGCGTCGACCTGGCCCTGGTGGCCGAGGCCTACTCATATGACGCGATCAGCCAGCTGGGTTTTCTGGCCGCGAGGACATCCCGGATCGAGCTGGGCACCGGCGTCGTCCCGATCTACATCCGCACGCCCACGCTGCTAGCGATGACGGCAGCGGGCCTCGATTACGTCTCCGGTGGCCGGTTCCGCCTGGGCATCGGCACCTCGGGTCCGCAGGTGATGGAGGGCTTCCACGGGGTGCCGTTCGACGCCCCGCTGGGCCGCACCCGCGAGGTGGTGGAGATCTGCAGGCAGGTCTGGCGCCGCGAGGACGTGCAGTACGACGGTAAGCACTACCAGATCCCGTTGCCCGCCGAGCAGGGCACCGGGTTGGGTAAGCCGTTACATTTGATCAATCACCCCGTGCGCGACCGCATTCCAGTGACCATCGCCGCACTGGGCCCCAAGAACGTAGAGCTGACCGCGGAAATCGCCGAGGGTTGGCAACCGGTGTTCTTCTATCCGGAGAAGGCCGACGACGTCTGGGGCTCGTCGCTGCGCGCGGGTTTCGCCAAACGGGACCCCTCGCTGGGGCCGCTGGATGTGATGGTCAGCGCGACGCTGGCGATCGGCGATGATGTCGACGACCGATTGGCTTGGGCGAAACCACAATTGGCGCTCTATATCGGCGGCATGGGTGCACGTGGCCGCAACTTCTACCACAACCTGGCGACCCGTTACGGGTTCGGCGAAGTGGCCGACCACATTCAGGACCTCTACCTCGCGGGCAAGAAGACCGAAGCGATCAACGCGGTGCCCGACGAGTTGGTGCGTCACGTGTCACTGGTCGGGCCGCGCGGGTTCGTCAAGGAACGGCTCGCGGCATTTGCCGAGGCCGGCGTCACGACGATGCTGGTCCATCCGCTGGCCACCGACGCGCGCGAAACGGTGCGGTTCGTCGAGGAATTGCGCTCGCTGCTGCCGTAACCGATTAACCGAATCGGGCGACCTCCCTGTAGAGTGGTGTCCAGCGGCATCTTCTGTTCTGCCTTTTGCCGCTTCTCGATCGTCATACCGAGCGCCGCGGAATTTTCCGCGCCGGGCAGGACGACCATTCTAACTTTCTGGAGTTCTTACTTGTCTGCTCAAAACACCTGTGGCACAAGCGTGCCCACTTTCGCCGACCTTGGCCTTTCTGAAGCCGTCGTCAGCGTTCTCGCCGCCAACGGCGCCGAGACCCCGTTCCCGATCCAGGCGGCGACGCTGCCCGACTCACTGGCCGGCCGTGACGTCCTCGGCCGCGGTCGCACCGGATCCGGTAAGACCTACGCGTTCCTGCTGCCGATGGTGACGAGGCTCACTGCGCAACGTGCCCAGCGGGTTTCCGGTCGTCCGCGGGCGCTCATCCTCGCGCCCACCCGCGAACTCGTCGCGCAGATCGCTGCGTCGCTGGCGCCGTTGGCCGCCGCGACGGACCTGCGCACCGTGACCATTTTCGGCGGTGTCGGACCGCAACCGCAGATTTCCAAGCTGCGTGCGGGCGTCGACGTCGTTATCGCTTGCCCGGGCCGCCTGGAGGACCACGTCAAATCCGGCCACGCCGATCTGTCCGCCGTCGAGATCTCGATACTCGACGAGGCCGACCACATGGCCGATCTGGGGTTCCTGCCCCCGGTGAAGCGACTGCTCGACAAGACCCCGCGCGACGGGCAGCGGATGTTGTTCTCCGCCACCCTCGATGGCGGGGTGGACGTGCTGGTCAAGCGGTACCTGAACAACCCGGTGGTGCACAGCGTGGATTCAGTGGAGGCGCCCGTCACGGCCATGGAACATCATGTGCTGCACGTCGACAAGGCGGCGCGCGTCAACGTGCTGACCGATCTTGCCGCGTCGCCCGGTCGGACCATCGTGTTCGCCCGGACCAAACATGGCGCCAAAGCTCTTACCCGTCAGCTGAATTCGCGCGGTGTTCCCGCCGTCGAGTTGCACGGCAACCTGTCTCAGAACGCCCGCACCCGCAACCTCGCGGCGTTCTCCGATGGTTCGGCGACGGTGATGGTGGCGACGGATATCGCGGCGCGGGGAATCCACGTCGACGACGTGAACCTGGTCGTACACGCCGATCCCCCGGTTGAGCACAAGGCGTATCTGCACCGATCGGGCCGTACCGCACGCGCCGGAGCCGACGGCACGGTGGTGACGCTGATGCTCGACGACCAGGTGTCAGACGTGCGCCAGCTCGTCCGTAAGGCGGGCGTGAAACCGACGATCACGCGGTTCAGCGGTGCATCGCACCCGGTGTTGCACGAAATCGCACCGGGCGAGCGCACGTTCTCCCAGCCCCTGACAGCGAGTCGACCAGAGCCCACGGCGCCTCGGCGGCCACGTCGGCGTCGGCCGTCGCGACAGCGGCGCCCCGCGGCAGCCGCTGCCGGCTAGGGCGCTTCCGCCCACCCGTGGACATCACGGGTCCCGCGGTTCAGACTAGGTTCGTGCACGCCCGACCGGTAAGTGATTCGGCGCTACGGTGACCGTTGACCAGCGGGTGCCGTCGGTGCTCGTGTTCGACGTCAATGAGACGTTGCTCGACCTGGACACGCTGAAGCCGTATTTCGCGCGGCTGTTCGGCGATGAATCGATGCAGCGCGCCTGGTTCGGCGAACTGGTGACGTACTCGATGGCGGCGACGTTGGCGGGCTATTACACCGACTTCTTCACCCTGGGGCGCGCCGTTCTCGACATGCTGGCCGATATCCGTGGGATCGACGTCACCGATGCCGACCGCGAAGAGCTGGTCGATGCCATGCAGACGATGCCCGCGCATCCGGACGTCGCACCGGGTCTGCAGCGGCTGCTTGACCTCGGGTACCGACTCGCGACGCTGACCAATTCGCCGCCGCGGCAGCAGGGCCCATCGCCGCTGGAAACTGCCGGCCTCGGAGCGTATTTCGAGCGCCGACTCAGCGTGGACGCGTTGCGTGTCTTCAAGCCGTGCCCCGAACTGTACAGGGATGCGGCGCGGCAGTTGGGCGTCGGAGTTTCGGATTGCATGATGGTTGCCGCTCATATGTGGGATCTCATCGGCGCCCGGGCCGCCGGTTTCAGCGCCGCGCTGATCACCCGAACGGGCAACGCGCCGTTGCCGGCGCCCGGCTTACCGCTGCCCACGCTGATCGCGTCGGACATCGAGCAGCTAGCCATTGAACTGGACAATCGCCGGAAATCTTCGAACGCACCGGACGCGGTGTAGCAGATTTCATGCGCAGGCCGGCTGCTGCCGAAGTGTCCGTCAGCGCTTGGCTTTTGATCGAGATACCTTGCGGACGGCTCGTTTTCGCGGCACCGGTTGAAACGAGGCGACGTAGTCGACAGCCGCGTCGACCACCGCTCGGAAGGGGTCGGCCGACTTCGTCATGTGGGTCAACATGGTGCCGCCCTGATGGGCGCCGACAAGCGCTACCGCGAGATGCCGTGGATGCGCATCGGGGCACAACTCTCCGCTTGCACGCATCGCGGTGAGGCCATCTTCGAACAGCTGCAGCCAGCGGTCATAGCCGACTGCCAGATCGTCGAGGAGCAGATCGTCTGCTTCCAGCAGTTCGCCGGCCAACGAGCCGTAAACGCAACCGTTTTCGAGATAACAAGATCCCGACTCCTGCCAGCACAACTCGGCCCATCTGCGCAGGGCAGGCAACGTGTCCAGGCGACGTAGTTCGGGCTGGGTGTGAAACTCCTCGACACACCTTCTGCGCGCCGCGATGACCTGGCGGGTCAGGTCGTGCTTGTCGGTGAAATAGTGTGACAGCTGCGATCCGCTCACGCCGACGTGCCTGCGCACGTCGATCAAGCTCGTGCCGCGCACACCGCGCTGGAGTATCAATTCGGCCGCGCCGTCGACGATGCGGGCACGGGTAGCCATGCCTTTACTGGTGTATCGCGCGTCGCCGGGCTCAGTATCGGCGGCTGGGTCAACGGGTCGACGGCGGCGTCGACGCGGGGGGCGGGGAACTCGCTCGGCCGGGTCGACGGCGAACAAGCGCAGGTAGTTGACGATGAACCGGGTCATATCGGCCAGCGGCCACGATTGGCGGTATGCGAAGGCGAGGGTGCCCGCACCCTGGTGACCAGCCACCACCACCAACGCCAACTGCCGCGGTTCGGCGGCGCTGACGAGGACACCGCGGTCCTTCATCCGCTGAAAAGACTCGGTGAGTAGATCGACCCAACGCCAGTACCCGTTGGCGAAGGTTCGACGTGTCTCATCGTCGGACTTGGCCAGTTGACCGGCCAGCGTGTGATAGGTGGGCGTACTCCGGTAGCCGATCTTGCGGAGGTACCTCATGTTCAGATCGGCCCAGTGTTCCCAGTCGGTGAACGTATCGAGGCCATGCAACGCGGGTTGGCGGTGAAAGTCGAGCACCACCTCGATCTGGCGTTCCAACACCGCGCGGATCAGCGACTGCCTGTCGTCAAAGTAGTGCGAGAGCTGCGACCCGCTGACCGAGGCCGCCTGGCGCACCTTCTCGTTGCTAAATCCGGTGAGGCCCTCGGACAGGATGACCTCGGCGGCCGCGCGCAGGATTCGCTCTCGGGTGGCAAGCCCTTTCGTGGTGAATGCCTGAGTACCAGAAGAGTCCGCGGCGCCCATTTGTCCACCAGTCTACCGGGGCGCTTCCGAAAAAATGGGCTGGCTAGCCCAGCCAGTTCCGCCCTGGCGCCCTTGGACGGGCCCGGTTGCTGCTGTCTAGCGCATGTTGTCGCGCAGGCTTTGGACCGTACCGCAGGGTGTCACCGACCGACCGAACTCGCCGCTACGGGCGTGCGCAGCGCATCGGCGAGAAATGCACGGATGTGGCCGGTCACGTCATCGAGTGCCGTTTCAAGCAGGAAATGGCCGCCGTCGATCAGATGGATTTCGGCGTCGGGCAGGTCTGTCCTGAACGCCTCAGCACCCGCGGGGCCGAAAATCTGGTCGCCACGGCCCCACACCGCCAGCAGCGGCACACCGGTCCGCCGAAAGTATTCGTGAACCTTGGGGTACATAGGGGAATTCGTCGCATAGTCGCGAAACAGTGCCAACTGCACCTCGTCGTTGCCTGGCCGTGACAGCAAGGCATAGTCGTGAACCCACGTTTCCGGGTCGACCAGGCTCGCGTCGTCGACGCCCGTGAGATATTGCCAACGGGTAGCCTCCAGGCTGAAGAACTGGCGCACGGCGGCTTCGGCTACCGGGCTCGGGTCAGACTGGTAGTCCCACACCGTCCTCCAGAAGTCCTCTACGAATCCGGCGTCGTAGGCATTGCCGTTCTGGCTGACGATGGCGGTAACGGCATCGGGGTCGGCCAACGCCAGCCGCCATCCGATCGGAGCGCCGTAATCCTGGACGTACATCGCGTATGTCTGCACGCCCAACGCTCTCAACAGCCCTGCCGTCAAAGCGCTCAACGCATCGAACGTGTACTGGAAGCTGTCAGCAGACGGCGCGTCCGACAGGCCGAAGCCCAGATGGTCCGGTGCGATCACGTGATACCGGTCGGCCAAGACAGGGATGAGATGGCGAAACATGTATGAGCTCGTGGGAAATCCATGTAAGAGAACAATTGCCGGCGCGTGAGCGTCACCGGCCTCTCGATAGAACAACCGGTGTCCATCGACGGTGACATATCGGTGGTGAACGACGGCCATGACAAACCTCCAGAACGGCAATATGCCAACGCTAGATTTTGGGTCGGTGCGCCCAGTATGCGCGCGATCTGCCCCAAGCGCTAGTCCGTATCGGCTGAACGGCCGAGTTTTTCGTATTGACCGCATGCCCTGGCGGTGCAATATTGGGATGCATCACCCAAAACGGGGCAACTCGGTGTCCCGCTCGAACCCGAACCGACGAGACCGAAGGGAAACGGGTGGCGAAGCTGGTCTCAGCCAACGTCGGCCTACCCCGGGATGTTCCCTGGCAGGGCGGGCTTGTGCGTACCGCAATCTTCAAAACCCCGGTGGAGGGCCCCGTGCTGGTGCGGCGGCTCAATGTCGATGGCGATGCGCAGGGCGACCTCAACGGCCACGGTGGGGTGAACCGCGCCGTGATGGTGTATCAGACCGAGGCATACGATTACTGGCGCGCAAAGCTGGGCCGCGATGACCTCCGTCCGGGTGAGTTCGGTGAGAACTTCACCGTGACGGGCCTGGCCGACGACACCGTCTGCATCGGGGACCGCTACCGAATCGGCGCGGCCGAGTTCGAGGTCACTCAGCCGCGCGTCACCTGCTTTCGCGTCGGCTTGCGTTTGGGCGTGCCCGACATGGCCCAGCTGCTGGTGGCCCACCGTCGGCCAGGCTTCTACTTTCGTGTGCTGACCGAAGGTCACGTGTGTGCCGGCGACCCGATCGTGCAGACCCGTCGTGGTCCACACCAACTCTCCGTTGCCGAGGTCGACGCGCTGCTGTATCTACCAAACCCGGATCGGCGGTGCCTTGAGCAGGCAGTCGACAATCCGGCGCTGAGCCCAGGATGGGTCGAGTCTTTCCGAGATCTGCTGGCGTCGCGTCCCAGCGCCAATGCCATCTCCTGGCAAGGCTTTCGCCCTCTGCGCATCGCTGCGACTCGGCGCGAGGCCGCCGAGGTGATGTCGCTGGAGTTGGCCGCCGACGAGCCACTCGCACCGGCACTGCCCGGCCAGTACCTGACGCTGCGGGTCTCGGCGGCGGGTGACCCGGCTCCACTGCGCAGCTATTCACTGTCCGG
This region includes:
- a CDS encoding LLM class F420-dependent oxidoreductase gives rise to the protein MRTGIFLGYTDGFLDAVDQVVELEKVGVDLALVAEAYSYDAISQLGFLAARTSRIELGTGVVPIYIRTPTLLAMTAAGLDYVSGGRFRLGIGTSGPQVMEGFHGVPFDAPLGRTREVVEICRQVWRREDVQYDGKHYQIPLPAEQGTGLGKPLHLINHPVRDRIPVTIAALGPKNVELTAEIAEGWQPVFFYPEKADDVWGSSLRAGFAKRDPSLGPLDVMVSATLAIGDDVDDRLAWAKPQLALYIGGMGARGRNFYHNLATRYGFGEVADHIQDLYLAGKKTEAINAVPDELVRHVSLVGPRGFVKERLAAFAEAGVTTMLVHPLATDARETVRFVEELRSLLP
- a CDS encoding haloacid dehalogenase type II; the encoded protein is MPSVLVFDVNETLLDLDTLKPYFARLFGDESMQRAWFGELVTYSMAATLAGYYTDFFTLGRAVLDMLADIRGIDVTDADREELVDAMQTMPAHPDVAPGLQRLLDLGYRLATLTNSPPRQQGPSPLETAGLGAYFERRLSVDALRVFKPCPELYRDAARQLGVGVSDCMMVAAHMWDLIGARAAGFSAALITRTGNAPLPAPGLPLPTLIASDIEQLAIELDNRRKSSNAPDAV
- a CDS encoding TetR/AcrR family transcriptional regulator; this encodes MGAADSSGTQAFTTKGLATRERILRAAAEVILSEGLTGFSNEKVRQAASVSGSQLSHYFDDRQSLIRAVLERQIEVVLDFHRQPALHGLDTFTDWEHWADLNMRYLRKIGYRSTPTYHTLAGQLAKSDDETRRTFANGYWRWVDLLTESFQRMKDRGVLVSAAEPRQLALVVVAGHQGAGTLAFAYRQSWPLADMTRFIVNYLRLFAVDPAERVPRPPRRRRRRPVDPAADTEPGDARYTSKGMATRARIVDGAAELILQRGVRGTSLIDVRRHVGVSGSQLSHYFTDKHDLTRQVIAARRRCVEEFHTQPELRRLDTLPALRRWAELCWQESGSCYLENGCVYGSLAGELLEADDLLLDDLAVGYDRWLQLFEDGLTAMRASGELCPDAHPRHLAVALVGAHQGGTMLTHMTKSADPFRAVVDAAVDYVASFQPVPRKRAVRKVSRSKAKR
- a CDS encoding carotenoid oxygenase family protein; protein product: MSNQHAAGRKFTTYAPLYDEHTYTVDTVEGALPADLRGTLYRNGPGKLEAGGTRLEHLFDGDGMMSMFSMSDGVVRFRNRFIQTKHYQKSIVSDAAPYRALGTMRPGGVMANALQLPANVANTGVTMHAGKLLALWEGGRPTQLDPDTLRTKGEYDFDGELKWLGAFSAHPKWDSDTGEMFNFGLAMMPVPKLICYRVDRTGKMKRLGSVRLPRPMFNHDVGLTDRYMVFVIPPLVFPLKKFVGAAFGLCNYIDAITYEASLGTMIALVPRDGGETRVIYTSPLMHLHLCNSYDDGDDVVVDVLNYHLTWEQLNGQLSSVETLLETSTTPYGGVPTRVRISPSGAVDIAEFSGLNGEFPSINVAHMAQPNRYFYMSAGLDGNLYPNALAKIDNHTGTETVFRYPDGFLPHEAVFAARPGATEEDDGWLLAPVLDGIEDIAKLMVFDAKDLEAGPVYVGALRHHLPLTFHGHYTTRVAQPH
- a CDS encoding DEAD/DEAH box helicase, translated to MPTFADLGLSEAVVSVLAANGAETPFPIQAATLPDSLAGRDVLGRGRTGSGKTYAFLLPMVTRLTAQRAQRVSGRPRALILAPTRELVAQIAASLAPLAAATDLRTVTIFGGVGPQPQISKLRAGVDVVIACPGRLEDHVKSGHADLSAVEISILDEADHMADLGFLPPVKRLLDKTPRDGQRMLFSATLDGGVDVLVKRYLNNPVVHSVDSVEAPVTAMEHHVLHVDKAARVNVLTDLAASPGRTIVFARTKHGAKALTRQLNSRGVPAVELHGNLSQNARTRNLAAFSDGSATVMVATDIAARGIHVDDVNLVVHADPPVEHKAYLHRSGRTARAGADGTVVTLMLDDQVSDVRQLVRKAGVKPTITRFSGASHPVLHEIAPGERTFSQPLTASRPEPTAPRRPRRRRPSRQRRPAAAAAG